The following are from one region of the Actinomycetota bacterium genome:
- a CDS encoding molybdopterin-dependent oxidoreductase, translating into MGARRTNLALLIVLVAALATGALAFAAGTGWGRPVVIAHGLAGLAVLVLAPWKSVVVRRGLARRPGPGRWASVAFGVLVLVAVAAGLAHATGAAASLGPVSAMQVHVGAALAAVPLLAWHAAVRGGPRARRTDLSRRALLRAGIVAGGAGLLLLAVEGATRLAALPGARRRFTGSLPVTDPARIPVTQWLDDRVQVLDPAAWRLRVTAGGTTRDWTYEELAGFGDRVEAVLDCTGGWYARATWEGVRLDRLLPPGAAGDVVVTSATGYRRRLPLADAGALLLATRLAGRPLSAGHGFPARLVAPGRRGFWWVKWVASIDLDPAPWWRQPPFPLT; encoded by the coding sequence ATGGGGGCACGCCGGACCAACCTGGCCCTGCTGATCGTGCTGGTGGCGGCCCTGGCCACCGGGGCGCTGGCGTTCGCCGCCGGGACCGGGTGGGGACGGCCGGTGGTGATCGCCCACGGCCTGGCCGGGCTGGCCGTGCTGGTCCTGGCCCCCTGGAAGTCGGTCGTCGTCCGCCGCGGCCTGGCCAGGCGGCCAGGCCCGGGCCGGTGGGCGTCGGTGGCCTTCGGGGTCCTGGTGCTGGTCGCGGTGGCGGCCGGCCTGGCCCACGCCACCGGGGCGGCGGCCAGCCTCGGGCCGGTCAGCGCCATGCAGGTCCACGTGGGCGCCGCCCTGGCCGCGGTCCCCCTGCTGGCCTGGCACGCCGCCGTCCGCGGCGGGCCCAGGGCCCGCCGCACCGACCTGTCCCGGCGGGCCCTGCTGCGCGCCGGCATCGTCGCCGGCGGGGCCGGCCTGCTCCTCCTGGCCGTCGAGGGCGCGACCCGCCTGGCCGCCCTGCCCGGCGCCCGCCGCCGCTTCACCGGCTCCCTGCCGGTGACCGACCCGGCCCGGATCCCGGTGACCCAGTGGCTGGACGACCGGGTCCAGGTGCTCGACCCAGCCGCCTGGCGGCTGCGGGTCACGGCCGGTGGCACGACCCGGGACTGGACCTACGAGGAGCTGGCCGGCTTCGGCGACCGGGTCGAGGCCGTGCTCGACTGCACCGGCGGCTGGTACGCCCGGGCCACCTGGGAGGGGGTCCGCCTGGACCGCCTGCTCCCCCCGGGGGCCGCGGGCGACGTGGTGGTGACCTCGGCCACCGGCTACCGGCGCCGGCTCCCCCTGGCCGACGCCGGCGCCCTGCTCCTCGCCACCCGCCTGGCCGGCCGCCCCCTCAGCGCCGGCCACGGCTTCCCGGCCCGCCTGGTCGCCCCCGGCCGCCGCGGCTTCTGGTGGGTCAAGTGGGTGGCCTCGATCGACCTCGACCCGGCCCCCTGGTGGCGCCAGCCGCCGTTCCCGCTGACCTGA
- a CDS encoding TIGR00730 family Rossman fold protein, with protein sequence MRRSVCVFCSSAGGLPETYRSAARDLGRELARRGHRLVYGGGNVGLMGELARSVHEHGGTVVGVIPQGLVDRELAYDRADELLVTETLRERKAEMDARADAFVALPGGFGTLEELLEVLTLRQLRLHDRPIVLVNGAGYWDPFLAMVADMVAQGFAPLGEGALFQVARTAAEAVDLAESGPSPIAGPFDGRGAPVPEAALEDWTALPGDPPPRRAGGATVER encoded by the coding sequence GTGCGCCGGTCGGTCTGCGTCTTCTGCTCCTCGGCCGGGGGCCTGCCCGAGACCTACCGGTCCGCGGCCCGCGACCTGGGCCGCGAGCTGGCCCGGCGCGGCCACCGGCTGGTCTACGGCGGCGGCAACGTCGGCCTGATGGGGGAGCTCGCCCGCTCGGTCCACGAGCACGGCGGCACCGTGGTCGGGGTCATCCCCCAGGGGCTGGTCGACCGCGAGCTGGCCTACGACCGGGCCGACGAGCTGCTCGTCACCGAGACCCTGCGCGAGCGCAAGGCCGAGATGGACGCCCGGGCCGACGCCTTCGTCGCCCTCCCAGGCGGGTTCGGCACCCTGGAGGAGCTGCTGGAGGTGCTCACCCTGCGCCAGCTCCGCCTCCACGACCGGCCGATCGTGCTGGTCAACGGGGCCGGCTACTGGGACCCGTTCCTGGCCATGGTGGCCGACATGGTCGCCCAGGGCTTCGCCCCCCTTGGCGAGGGCGCCCTGTTCCAGGTGGCCAGGACCGCCGCCGAAGCGGTCGACCTGGCCGAGTCCGGCCCGTCCCCGATCGCCGGCCCCTTCGACGGCCGCGGCGCCCCCGTGCCCGAGGCCGCCCTCGAGGACTGGACCGCGCTCCCCGGCGACCCGCCCCCCCGCCGCGCCGGCGGGGCCACGGTCGAGCGCTGA
- a CDS encoding pitrilysin family protein, translating to MTGAGFERTELPGGLRVLTERMPAVRSVTLGIWAGVGSRDETPRLAGASHYLEHLLFKGTRRRSARDIAEAMDAVGGETNAFTSKEYTCFYARTLDRDLPLAVDVLVDMLRFSKMAAADVDAERTVILEEIGMHNDAPDDVVHDLFAETLFGGHPLGRPVLGTVDSITNMRRDAIARYWRRHYVPGNLVVAAAGSLEHDQVVELVAEAFGEAGAGDPIGPREGRREPRVNGGVAVRRKPTEQAHVVLGSRGLSRADPRRFALGVLNVAFGGGVSSRLFQEVREKRGLVYSIYSYAAQYTETGSFSVYAGAAPKRIHDVLAIVRDELERVVAEGLTEAELERGKGHLEGSLVLGMEDTSGRMTRLGKSELTFGEILSVDEVIRRVDAVTDADVRAVAKEVLGTGPRALALIGPFDDDGFAQYVR from the coding sequence GTGACCGGAGCCGGGTTCGAGCGCACCGAGCTGCCGGGCGGCTTGAGGGTCCTGACCGAGCGCATGCCAGCCGTGCGCTCGGTCACCCTCGGCATCTGGGCCGGCGTGGGGTCCCGTGACGAGACCCCACGCCTGGCCGGCGCCTCCCACTACCTGGAGCACCTGCTGTTCAAGGGCACCCGCCGGCGCTCGGCCCGCGACATCGCCGAGGCGATGGACGCGGTCGGCGGCGAGACCAACGCCTTCACCTCCAAGGAGTACACCTGCTTCTACGCCAGGACCCTCGACCGCGACCTGCCCCTGGCGGTCGACGTCCTGGTCGACATGCTGCGCTTCTCCAAGATGGCCGCCGCCGACGTCGACGCCGAGCGCACCGTCATCCTGGAAGAGATCGGCATGCACAACGACGCCCCCGACGACGTCGTCCACGACCTGTTCGCCGAGACCCTGTTCGGAGGGCACCCGCTGGGCCGGCCGGTGCTGGGCACGGTCGACTCGATCACCAACATGCGACGCGACGCCATCGCCCGCTACTGGCGGCGCCACTACGTGCCCGGCAACCTGGTGGTGGCGGCGGCCGGGAGCCTGGAGCACGACCAGGTGGTCGAGCTCGTCGCCGAGGCGTTCGGCGAGGCCGGGGCGGGCGATCCCATCGGCCCCCGCGAGGGCCGGCGCGAGCCGCGGGTCAACGGCGGGGTCGCGGTCCGGCGCAAGCCGACCGAGCAGGCCCACGTGGTGCTGGGCAGCCGCGGGCTGTCCCGCGCCGACCCGCGCCGCTTCGCCCTCGGCGTCCTCAACGTCGCCTTCGGCGGCGGGGTCAGCTCGCGGCTGTTCCAGGAGGTGCGGGAGAAGCGGGGCCTGGTCTACTCGATCTACTCCTACGCCGCCCAGTACACCGAGACGGGCTCGTTCTCGGTCTACGCCGGGGCCGCGCCCAAGCGCATCCACGACGTGCTGGCCATCGTCCGCGACGAGCTGGAGCGGGTGGTCGCCGAGGGCCTGACCGAGGCCGAGCTGGAGCGGGGCAAGGGCCACCTGGAGGGGTCGCTGGTGCTGGGCATGGAGGACACCTCCGGCCGCATGACCCGCCTGGGCAAGTCGGAGCTGACCTTCGGCGAGATCCTCTCGGTCGACGAGGTCATCCGCCGCGTCGACGCCGTCACCGACGCCGACGTCCGCGCCGTGGCCAAGGAGGTCCTCGGCACCGGCCCCCGCGCCCTGGCCCTGATCGGGCCGTTCGACGACGACGGCTTCGCCCAGTACGTGAGATGA
- a CDS encoding polyribonucleotide nucleotidyltransferase, which translates to MAVHRVQGAVGGRELYLETGKLAKQAGGAVVIGLGETQLLVTATAAKHPKEQLDFMPLTVDVEERMYAAGKIPGGFFRREGRPSETAILTARLVDRPLRPSFPKGMRNEIHVVATIMSTDMENLSDVLAINGASAAVQLAGIPFSGPVGAVRLGRKAGDWIVNPTYSELEECTFDMVVAGRQNEAGGVDILMVEAEATEQATRLMEETGAPKPTEEALGLALELAKTHIATACQLQVELVRQAGAQPREYPLFAEYGEDVAGAVRAAVEAQVREAITIGDKAEREVRLDELKAEAVQAATEQLGEALAGRDKEASAAFRSLTKELVRQRVVKDAKRIDGRGPRDIRPLEAEVGILPRAHGSGLFQRGETQVLNITTLGMVRMEQIVDTLDPEDRKRYMHHYNFPPFSTGEVGFMRGPKRREIGHGALAERALLPVIPDKEEFPYALRLVSEVLSSNGSTSMASVCASTLSLMDAGVPIKAPVGGIAMGLIAEGGEYVTLTDILGAEDAFGDMDFKVAGTREFVTALQLDTKLTGIPSEVLIGALTQARDARMVILDVIQAAIDRPREQLNRLAPRVHVEQIPVAKIGELIGPKGKRINEIQSTSGAEISIEDDGRVYIGATDGDQLDIALKMIREQMNPVMPQVGERYLGTVVKTTTFGAFISLTPGKDGLLHISRLGKKGQRVRAVEDVVNVGDKLLVEVMEVDRQNRISLKLAEEGEGEANAGTGAPAADGGGEEG; encoded by the coding sequence ATGGCAGTTCATCGTGTGCAAGGCGCCGTCGGCGGCCGCGAGCTCTATCTGGAGACCGGCAAGCTGGCCAAGCAGGCGGGCGGCGCCGTCGTCATCGGGCTGGGCGAGACCCAGCTCCTGGTCACCGCCACGGCGGCCAAGCATCCCAAGGAACAGCTCGACTTCATGCCCCTCACCGTGGACGTCGAGGAGCGCATGTACGCCGCCGGCAAGATCCCCGGCGGCTTCTTCCGTCGTGAGGGCCGGCCGTCGGAGACGGCCATCCTGACGGCCAGGCTGGTCGACCGGCCGCTGCGCCCCTCGTTCCCCAAGGGGATGCGCAACGAGATCCACGTGGTCGCCACCATCATGTCGACCGACATGGAGAACCTCTCGGACGTGCTCGCCATCAACGGCGCCTCGGCGGCCGTGCAGCTGGCCGGCATCCCGTTCTCGGGCCCGGTCGGGGCCGTCCGGCTCGGCCGCAAGGCGGGCGACTGGATCGTCAACCCGACCTACTCCGAGCTCGAGGAGTGCACCTTCGACATGGTCGTGGCCGGCCGCCAGAACGAGGCCGGCGGGGTCGACATCCTCATGGTCGAGGCCGAGGCGACCGAGCAGGCCACGCGCCTGATGGAGGAGACCGGCGCCCCCAAGCCGACCGAGGAGGCCCTCGGGCTCGCCCTCGAGCTGGCCAAGACCCACATCGCCACCGCCTGCCAGCTCCAGGTCGAGCTGGTCCGCCAGGCCGGCGCCCAGCCCCGCGAGTACCCGCTGTTCGCCGAGTACGGCGAGGACGTGGCCGGGGCCGTCCGGGCCGCGGTCGAGGCCCAGGTGCGCGAGGCCATCACCATCGGCGACAAGGCCGAGCGGGAGGTCCGCCTCGACGAGCTCAAGGCCGAGGCCGTCCAGGCCGCGACCGAGCAGCTCGGCGAGGCCCTGGCCGGCCGCGACAAGGAGGCCTCGGCCGCCTTCCGCAGCCTGACCAAGGAGCTGGTCCGCCAGCGGGTCGTCAAGGACGCCAAGCGGATCGACGGCCGCGGGCCGCGCGACATCCGGCCGCTCGAGGCCGAGGTCGGCATCCTGCCCCGGGCCCACGGCTCCGGGCTGTTCCAGCGCGGCGAGACCCAGGTGCTGAACATCACCACCCTCGGCATGGTCCGCATGGAGCAGATCGTCGACACCCTCGACCCCGAGGACCGCAAGCGCTACATGCACCACTACAACTTCCCGCCCTTCTCCACCGGTGAGGTCGGCTTCATGCGCGGGCCCAAGCGCCGCGAGATCGGCCACGGCGCGCTGGCCGAGCGGGCCCTGCTGCCGGTGATCCCGGACAAGGAGGAGTTCCCCTACGCGCTGCGGCTGGTCTCGGAGGTCCTGAGCTCCAACGGCTCGACCTCGATGGCCTCGGTGTGCGCCTCCACCCTGTCGCTGATGGACGCCGGCGTGCCCATCAAGGCCCCGGTCGGCGGCATCGCCATGGGCCTGATCGCCGAGGGCGGCGAGTACGTCACCCTGACCGACATCCTCGGCGCCGAGGACGCCTTCGGCGACATGGACTTCAAGGTCGCGGGCACGCGCGAGTTCGTCACCGCCCTGCAGCTCGACACCAAGCTCACCGGCATCCCCAGCGAGGTCCTGATCGGCGCCCTGACCCAGGCCCGTGACGCCCGCATGGTCATCCTCGACGTCATCCAGGCGGCCATCGACCGCCCGCGCGAGCAGCTCAACCGGCTCGCCCCTCGGGTCCATGTCGAGCAGATCCCGGTGGCCAAGATCGGCGAGCTGATCGGTCCCAAGGGCAAGCGGATCAACGAGATCCAGTCGACCTCGGGCGCCGAGATCTCGATCGAGGACGACGGCCGGGTCTACATCGGGGCCACCGACGGCGACCAGCTCGACATCGCCCTCAAGATGATCCGCGAGCAGATGAACCCGGTCATGCCCCAGGTCGGCGAGCGCTACCTGGGCACGGTGGTCAAGACCACCACCTTCGGGGCCTTCATCTCGCTCACCCCGGGCAAGGACGGCCTGCTGCACATCTCGCGCCTCGGCAAGAAGGGGCAGCGGGTGCGGGCCGTCGAGGACGTCGTCAACGTCGGCGACAAGCTGCTCGTCGAGGTGATGGAGGTCGACCGCCAGAACCGCATCTCCCTGAAGCTGGCCGAGGAGGGCGAGGGCGAGGCCAACGCCGGCACCGGCGCCCCGGCCGCCGACGGCGGCGGCGAGGAAGGCTGA